One Panulirus ornatus isolate Po-2019 chromosome 16, ASM3632096v1, whole genome shotgun sequence genomic window carries:
- the LOC139754280 gene encoding uncharacterized protein, with protein MPQSFPRSSAVMASVQFLLLSLVVMAATGAPQFGDDSNEQPTPYDFAYGVNVPDTGDAKEHKESVSPSGRTEGEYRWLQPNGLYLVVRYYVDGDSGFQAEVSEEPGDDVTNYYSNTLSQVSSSGALASQGFGKSIDASLSSTLGAAVNVISAPRPSLNRQPSFTPSQNFNSQQQRFNSQEQRFNSQEQRFNSQQQSFSSQEQGFNIQQQNFNRQQQNFNRQRQSFNSQEQRFNSQEQRFGNEQNFNLRQESRGNIIDGGIIDGGIIDGGIINGEIIDGGIINDSNENDSRFQG; from the exons ttcctcctcctgagcctggtggtgatggctgccaCTGGGGCCCCACAGTTTGGAGACGACAGTAACGAG CAACCGACGCCTTACGACTTCGCGTACGGTGTGAACGTACCGGACACGGGCGACGCCAAGGAACACAAGGAGTCCGTCTCCCCGTCAGGACGGACCGAGGGCGAGTACCGATGGCTCCAACCCAACGGACTCTATCT GGTGGTACGATACTATGTGGATGGCGACTCTGGCTTCCAGGCTGAAGTGAGCGAGGAGCCCGGCGACGACGTCACAAATTACTACTCCAACACCCTCAGCCAGGTGAGCTCTTCAGGGGCTCTCGCATCCCAAGGCTTTGGGAAGAGTATCGACGCCAGCCTGTCCTCCACCCTCGGAGCCGCGGTCAACGTGATCAGCGCCCCTCGGCCAAGTCTCAACCGCCAGCCATCTTTCACACCCTCACAGAACTTCAACAGCCAGCAACAGAGATTCAACAGCCAGGAACAGAGATTCAACAGCCAAGAACAGAGATTCAACAGCCAACAGCAGAGTTTCAGCAGCCAGGAACAGGGTTTCAACATCCAACAACAGAATTTCAACAGGCAGCAACAGAATTTTAACAGGCAACGACAGAGTTTCAACAGTCAGGAACAGAGATTCAACAGTCAGGAGCAAAGATTCGGTAATGAGCAGAACTTCAACCTCCGCCAAGAATCTCGGGGAAACATCATCGACGGAGGCATCATCGACGGAGGCATCATCGACGGAGGCATCATCAACGGTGAGATTATCGACGGCGGAATCATTAATGACAGCAACGAAAACGACTCGAGATTCCAGGGTTAG